A DNA window from Selenomonas sp. oral taxon 126 contains the following coding sequences:
- a CDS encoding S-layer homology domain-containing protein, which translates to MKKTLVSALAAAFVVGAASTTFAAANPFSDVPRDHWAYDAVTQLAADGVVEGYGDGTYRGERNITRYEMAQMVAKAMAKENMPVSDKALVDRLAAEFADELNNLGVRVSKLEKNADMVKWNGVLEYTYTSERFETSARDESGKGRKKRNTDNLLFRLEPTAEVNDHWSVHARLDANTNMSKDAAWDTAKDTASSDDKVTLARAWAEGNYTNFNVKLGKLEMLSAEAYAKPGAIIFDREFSGAEVSFGKDLQVKLQAGRMGSDEFSSDIAANYQGAELQYNGRLTAGIGYYRLNAADLSTMLKDRKTTMPIWGANLAYRFDKNSFLSGAYAHSQYLQWGNMPKKSYQVTYEYKGAEPEDKGSWGAYVSYRQIAGASVAPTTDGAMEGTRGIEIGTNYTLFPNVVLSAKYFRGKDLYAKYLGINQDKTSKIFGRVEFFF; encoded by the coding sequence ATGAAGAAAACTCTGGTATCCGCGCTCGCGGCGGCATTCGTCGTCGGTGCAGCATCGACGACATTTGCGGCGGCGAATCCGTTCAGCGATGTCCCGCGTGACCACTGGGCGTACGATGCCGTAACGCAGCTCGCGGCAGACGGCGTGGTCGAGGGCTACGGCGACGGCACCTATCGCGGTGAGCGCAACATCACGCGCTACGAGATGGCGCAGATGGTCGCAAAGGCAATGGCGAAGGAAAATATGCCCGTCTCGGACAAGGCACTCGTCGACCGCCTCGCGGCGGAGTTCGCAGACGAGCTGAATAACCTCGGCGTACGCGTGTCGAAGCTTGAGAAGAACGCCGATATGGTGAAGTGGAACGGCGTGCTTGAGTATACGTATACGAGCGAGCGTTTTGAAACCTCGGCGCGTGACGAGAGCGGAAAAGGACGCAAGAAGCGCAACACCGACAATTTGCTCTTTCGCCTTGAGCCGACGGCAGAGGTGAACGATCACTGGTCGGTACACGCACGTCTGGATGCAAATACCAACATGAGCAAGGATGCCGCATGGGATACCGCAAAGGATACGGCAAGCTCAGATGACAAAGTGACCCTCGCGCGTGCATGGGCGGAGGGCAACTACACGAACTTCAACGTGAAGCTCGGCAAACTGGAAATGCTCTCGGCGGAGGCGTATGCGAAGCCGGGCGCGATTATCTTCGACCGCGAATTCTCGGGCGCGGAGGTCTCCTTCGGCAAGGATCTGCAGGTCAAGCTGCAGGCAGGCCGCATGGGCAGCGATGAGTTCTCAAGCGATATCGCGGCAAACTATCAGGGCGCAGAGCTCCAGTACAACGGACGCCTTACGGCGGGGATCGGATACTATCGGCTCAATGCCGCCGACCTCAGCACCATGCTCAAAGACAGAAAAACGACAATGCCTATCTGGGGGGCAAACCTCGCCTACCGCTTCGACAAGAATAGCTTCCTCTCGGGTGCCTATGCGCACAGCCAGTATCTCCAATGGGGCAACATGCCGAAGAAATCCTATCAGGTCACCTACGAGTACAAGGGTGCGGAGCCGGAGGACAAGGGATCGTGGGGCGCATACGTCTCCTATCGCCAGATCGCCGGTGCTTCCGTTGCGCCGACAACGGACGGCGCGATGGAAGGGACACGCGGCATTGAGATTGGAACAAACTACACGCTCTTTCCGAATGTCGTCCTCTCGGCGAAGTACTTCCGCGGCAAAGACTTGTATGCAAAATACCTCGGGATAAATCAGGACAAGACATCGAAGATCTTCGGCCGCGTCGAATTCTTCTTCTGA
- a CDS encoding S-layer homology domain-containing protein — MKKTLVSALAAAFVVGAAGTTFAAANPFSDVPRDHWAYDAVTQLAADGVVEGYGDGTYRGDRNITRYEMAQMTAKAMAKGDMSASDKALVDRLAAEFADELNNLGVRVSNLEKHADMVKWEGVLEYTYTSERRETGRRVNNNNLLFRLEPSAEVNDHWHVNARLDAETKMNTDAGDDNGDKVTLKRLWTQGDYSNFTVKLGKMELLSAEAYAAPGALVYDREFSGAEVTFGTDLQVDLKAGRASDENLTDPANFQSVEVQYNKNNLMAGVGYYRGNSEGFRPITGGKDTMSIWELNLGYRFDGNSMLSGAHAYNKDVNLASKYKKSYQITYEYKGADPMDKGSWGAYASYRYLGFASAAPTDDGAPEGSKGIELGANYMLFRNVVLSAKYFNGKALLMPRPDDKVQKLFGRVEFLF, encoded by the coding sequence ATGAAGAAAACTCTGGTGTCCGCGCTCGCGGCGGCATTCGTCGTCGGTGCGGCAGGAACGACGTTCGCAGCGGCAAATCCGTTCAGCGATGTGCCACGCGACCACTGGGCATACGATGCTGTGACGCAGCTCGCCGCCGACGGTGTGGTTGAGGGCTACGGTGACGGCACGTATCGCGGCGACCGCAACATCACGCGCTATGAGATGGCGCAGATGACGGCGAAGGCGATGGCAAAGGGCGACATGTCCGCATCGGACAAGGCGCTTGTCGACCGCCTTGCCGCCGAGTTCGCAGACGAATTGAACAACCTCGGCGTACGCGTATCAAACCTCGAAAAGCACGCGGATATGGTGAAGTGGGAGGGTGTGCTCGAATACACCTACACGAGCGAGCGCCGCGAGACCGGCCGACGCGTGAACAACAATAATCTCCTGTTCCGCCTCGAACCGTCCGCAGAGGTGAACGATCACTGGCATGTCAATGCGCGTCTTGATGCGGAGACCAAGATGAACACGGATGCCGGCGACGATAACGGCGACAAGGTCACGCTGAAACGTCTCTGGACGCAGGGCGACTACAGCAACTTTACCGTAAAGCTCGGCAAGATGGAGCTGCTCTCCGCCGAGGCGTATGCCGCGCCGGGTGCGCTCGTATACGACCGCGAGTTCTCTGGTGCGGAGGTGACGTTCGGCACTGATCTGCAGGTCGACTTGAAAGCCGGCCGCGCGAGCGATGAGAATCTCACTGATCCCGCAAACTTCCAGTCGGTCGAAGTCCAGTACAACAAGAACAATCTGATGGCGGGCGTCGGGTACTACCGCGGCAACTCGGAGGGGTTCCGGCCGATCACAGGCGGCAAGGACACGATGAGCATCTGGGAGCTGAACCTCGGCTATCGGTTCGACGGCAACAGCATGCTTTCGGGCGCCCATGCCTACAACAAAGACGTGAATCTCGCGAGCAAGTACAAGAAGTCCTATCAGATCACCTATGAGTACAAGGGCGCCGATCCGATGGACAAGGGTTCGTGGGGTGCCTATGCCTCCTATCGCTACCTCGGCTTTGCCTCCGCCGCGCCGACGGACGACGGCGCGCCCGAAGGATCGAAGGGGATCGAGCTGGGTGCGAACTACATGCTGTTTAGGAACGTCGTGCTCTCAGCGAAGTATTTTAACGGAAAGGCCCTTCTGATGCCGCGCCCGGACGATAAGGTGCAGAAGCTCTTCGGCCGCGTCGAATTCCTCTTCTGA
- a CDS encoding type II toxin-antitoxin system Phd/YefM family antitoxin, producing the protein MTAINATTARKNLYQLISDVNESRTPVTITNARGKNAVLNLSVLP; encoded by the coding sequence ATGACTGCAATCAATGCAACGACGGCGCGTAAAAATCTCTATCAGCTCATCTCAGACGTGAACGAGAGCCGCACCCCCGTGACGATCACGAATGCACGCGGCAAGAACGCGGTGCTGAATTTATCAGTGCTTCCTTAA
- a CDS encoding ABC transporter substrate-binding protein — protein sequence MCENGRAIINLSVANYLAVGENVQYVHDVPQRIVVVGSGEIETLLVFGAADRIIAAESWYPLEKFLRPEYRALAKDLPIVPYGQINLEYLISLQPDLLIAQQCMFTDKRFVSTTFWNRRGVTTFVPWNTNSPAGRAHRETIESEMRFLYGMGQILHEEARADQMIADVYRTIDEIRARCAHYPKQKALVIEFMGKEIASYDATRLAGDMVTRLGGEIPATAPMIDLETLIAVDPDVLFVVCYGAEDAERVLARIQNDRALNSLKVVKTKRICPLLLEYVYSSEVRTEEALKIIGHALYPEEDGISAPRGF from the coding sequence GTGTGTGAAAACGGACGCGCCATTATCAATCTCAGTGTTGCAAATTATCTGGCGGTAGGCGAGAACGTCCAGTATGTTCATGACGTGCCGCAGCGCATTGTGGTGGTCGGATCCGGTGAGATCGAGACGCTCTTGGTGTTCGGCGCAGCTGATCGGATTATTGCGGCAGAGTCGTGGTATCCGTTGGAGAAATTTTTGCGGCCGGAATATCGGGCGCTTGCCAAAGACCTTCCGATTGTGCCGTATGGGCAAATAAACCTTGAATATCTGATATCGCTGCAGCCTGACCTGCTGATTGCGCAGCAGTGTATGTTCACGGACAAGCGCTTTGTCAGCACCACGTTTTGGAATCGGCGCGGCGTCACAACCTTTGTTCCGTGGAATACCAATAGTCCGGCGGGACGTGCGCATCGGGAAACCATCGAAAGCGAAATGAGATTCCTCTATGGCATGGGACAGATTTTGCACGAGGAAGCCCGTGCCGATCAGATGATCGCAGACGTCTATCGGACGATTGATGAAATTCGGGCGCGGTGCGCGCATTATCCGAAGCAAAAGGCGCTTGTGATCGAATTCATGGGCAAGGAGATTGCTTCCTACGATGCAACGCGGCTGGCCGGCGATATGGTCACCCGTCTTGGCGGTGAGATTCCTGCGACGGCTCCGATGATTGATTTGGAGACATTGATTGCCGTTGATCCGGATGTCCTTTTTGTCGTCTGCTATGGCGCGGAGGATGCAGAGCGCGTTCTCGCGCGGATTCAAAACGACCGAGCGCTGAACAGTCTCAAGGTGGTCAAGACAAAACGCATTTGTCCGCTCCTCTTGGAATATGTATACTCGTCGGAGGTGCGGACGGAGGAGGCACTCAAAATCATCGGCCATGCCCTCTATCCCGAAGAGGATGGGATTTCAGCGCCACGGGGGTTTTAA
- a CDS encoding TonB-dependent receptor yields MKKYRKLCKKSLVLCVTGGLFLSVGKAYADPQEEKSMDEYVLPAVTIQSERTEEVYAGGHVARENSLGAMGDTDFMDVPFNTLTLTQKSIAQSKQAGNTLVQLATMDPTVTTAGNRTYNDVRIRGFYISPHDYYLNGVSGMLSQSSIPMNFVERVEIVSGPDTLLHGASMNGSVGGSINLVPKVAEDQPRITFTETFSGKSHYEHALDLGARFGRDKQWGVRINVDAADGNTEFHHEKMAYHNIFMNLDYRGSKTKAQLLYGYRYVNQTAPTFSLSLNGHDLPAPPSGDANFQLPWSRYRYDNNILTLSVEHELSKDWQAFFHAGYHDEGWNSCYESYYPRLIDDQGNFEADMEEVPIAFWRLSFDAGVRGKVKAGALTHHLALRMDRMSENGGGQDWFGSNTYRGNIYDNSITRHTTPEGVALDPWYYSGAKILSGVTVTDRLVTDDEKWSFLLGLRYQNEKVFRAHDGKDYTDSHSTSAVSPNFGVMYALNPVTKVYANYIEGLGRGYFVPKRYANGGEYLKPQMTKQYEAGVKWDTKKLAGSFSIFSLEQENAYADAGKVYRYHGRRQNRGAQVTVFGEVSPKWNLIGGLMYLQAKQKGGVNDGKDIPAIPQWNATLTAEYNADPNWTAYGRLTYTGSAYLTSANTAKVPEWYRLDLGVQYEKPLAGGNAMRVGLHVFNALNRKYWCARGNDTVALDGPRSVVLSLGYDF; encoded by the coding sequence ATGAAAAAGTATCGGAAGCTTTGCAAAAAGTCGTTGGTGCTCTGTGTGACGGGAGGGCTTTTCCTCAGCGTCGGCAAGGCATATGCCGATCCGCAGGAGGAAAAGTCGATGGATGAATATGTGCTTCCTGCGGTGACGATTCAGAGCGAGCGCACGGAGGAGGTCTATGCAGGCGGGCATGTCGCGCGGGAAAACAGTCTGGGCGCGATGGGGGATACGGACTTCATGGACGTTCCCTTCAATACGCTCACGCTGACGCAAAAATCCATCGCTCAGTCAAAACAGGCGGGGAATACATTGGTACAGCTTGCGACCATGGATCCGACGGTGACAACGGCCGGCAACAGAACCTATAATGATGTACGCATTCGCGGTTTTTACATCAGTCCGCACGATTATTATTTGAACGGTGTCTCGGGGATGCTGTCGCAGTCGTCCATTCCGATGAATTTTGTCGAGCGCGTGGAGATCGTTTCGGGGCCGGATACGCTTCTGCATGGCGCCTCGATGAATGGCAGCGTCGGCGGCTCGATCAATCTCGTTCCGAAGGTTGCAGAGGATCAGCCGCGGATCACGTTCACGGAGACATTTTCCGGCAAGAGCCACTACGAGCACGCGCTTGATCTTGGCGCGCGTTTTGGGCGGGACAAGCAGTGGGGCGTCCGCATCAATGTGGATGCGGCGGATGGCAATACGGAGTTCCATCATGAGAAGATGGCGTATCACAATATTTTCATGAATCTCGACTATCGTGGAAGTAAGACGAAAGCGCAGCTGCTCTATGGCTATCGCTATGTCAATCAGACTGCGCCGACCTTTTCTCTGTCTTTGAACGGGCACGATCTGCCGGCGCCGCCCTCGGGGGATGCCAATTTTCAGCTCCCGTGGTCACGTTACCGCTATGACAACAATATTCTCACACTCTCCGTCGAGCATGAGCTGTCCAAGGACTGGCAGGCGTTCTTCCATGCCGGCTACCACGATGAGGGCTGGAATTCCTGCTATGAGTCGTATTATCCTAGGTTGATCGACGATCAGGGGAATTTTGAGGCGGATATGGAGGAGGTGCCCATCGCCTTTTGGAGGCTGAGCTTCGACGCCGGTGTGCGCGGCAAGGTGAAGGCGGGGGCGCTGACGCATCATCTTGCTCTCCGGATGGATCGCATGTCGGAAAATGGCGGCGGGCAGGATTGGTTTGGCAGCAATACGTATCGGGGCAATATTTACGATAACTCCATCACACGTCATACGACGCCGGAGGGCGTTGCGTTGGATCCGTGGTATTACAGCGGAGCGAAGATCCTCAGCGGAGTCACTGTGACGGATCGTCTCGTTACGGATGATGAAAAATGGTCGTTTTTGCTGGGGCTGCGGTATCAGAATGAAAAAGTTTTCCGCGCGCATGATGGCAAGGACTATACAGACTCTCATTCCACATCGGCGGTCAGTCCGAATTTCGGCGTAATGTATGCGCTCAACCCCGTGACCAAGGTCTATGCAAACTATATCGAAGGGCTTGGCAGAGGCTATTTCGTTCCGAAGAGATACGCAAACGGCGGGGAATATCTGAAGCCGCAGATGACCAAACAATATGAGGCAGGCGTCAAATGGGATACGAAAAAACTTGCCGGCAGTTTCAGCATTTTCTCGCTCGAACAGGAAAATGCATATGCCGATGCGGGCAAGGTGTACCGCTATCATGGGCGGAGACAGAACCGCGGCGCTCAGGTAACGGTGTTTGGCGAGGTATCGCCCAAATGGAACCTCATCGGAGGTCTGATGTACCTGCAGGCAAAGCAGAAGGGCGGCGTCAATGACGGCAAAGATATTCCTGCCATTCCACAGTGGAACGCGACGCTGACGGCGGAGTACAACGCCGATCCAAATTGGACGGCGTATGGACGGCTGACCTACACGGGCTCCGCATATCTGACATCTGCCAATACGGCGAAGGTGCCGGAGTGGTACCGTCTGGATCTCGGCGTACAGTATGAAAAGCCGCTTGCCGGCGGGAACGCCATGCGCGTCGGATTGCATGTGTTCAACGCACTCAACCGAAAATATTGGTGTGCGCGCGGCAATGATACCGTCGCCTTGGATGGGCCGCGCAGCGTCGTTCTAAGTCTCGGATATGACTTCTAG
- a CDS encoding YDG domain-containing protein — MKASSNAHLRRTLLCALALGSIAAPFAAPHAYALPIEGTHAATNADAASITTSGTTMDITGKTEHNVLRWEDFSIDSGEKVRFDGGSQTHDYLNLVTGEGASNIYGTIEGGRNVYLVNPHGILFAEGSQVNTGALYLSTAKLADVNVSTFGGGSSPLSASTQTGDVLNLGTVKTAKLYIEGRNVTVLSTDAVTDTNGTALTGTNVKIRSAETPHIGYDVANRATANFDESGGSVQHSFYDYAHPNTAKSASGRGWDVANLGGAAHTDYDYMLVHDIYDLQNINAKWDGRYILAKDIDATATQGWNSGEGFAPLGDGSNEFTGRLDGAGHTLRGLYINRRFDLKVGLFGTVKEATIENLSLRDGNVKAMSWVGGIVGFAKKAVIRNVSYSGTVAGSRDGVGGIVGHVLGGRIQNAWNAGNVTGGSTAGGIVGDAYEGSTFQNVCNTGTISGSGTQSGGIAGYIKNSSLQNAWNAGEVRGRTSVGGIAGEAYEGSTFQNVCNTGAIKGVLEQIGGIAGYIKNSSLQNAWNTGTVTGNQKSGGIVGEANGGSIRHAVWKAGSAGQAVGASSNGADVTDVKVALEADMKLAATYADWKDEHGNALVATEGGKGTPWRIYDGHTTPLLTGLMKGTKRLAKVYDGNVFATTDPHITLVNTGKNVGTYDAYSDQLGYDLIGGATITQRVLTMSGVAAQSKTYDGTTAADAAQFHATLNNVVAGEESLVTATATGAAYNSKDVATADKVSYTFALRGTGAGNYRIAASTVQGAGSITAKQLNLALMGGARFDKTYDGNANVTQTLTKDGNYTLSNFVNGEGAGIALAPVTGTYTDKNAGTGKAVTFGGLTLTGTGAGNYSLSTTTLTTTGDIAKRALTLEGTAGTQFTKTYDGNATVTQSLVRGTNYRLAGVVEGEGTDIVTLNESAAQGAYVTKDAQTAGAQQNVIFTNLALTGSGAGNYTLAASKTFENAGRITPRELNLALTGGARFDKTYDGNANVAQSLTKGTNYSLTGFVTGEGADIELSAVTGKYADKNAARDKAVTFGGLTLTGTGAGNYVLNKTTLTGTGTIARRALTLGAVAEQSKTYDGTRVADASKFRATLGNTIAGDSVTAAAATATFNDKNVAGASRINYTGVDLAGADAGNYTLAATTTQGVGSITHRDLTLTADAQSIVQGEALPSFTGRAEGFADGEDTSVLGAGGLTFESAVTNTETPGSYGVTGRIGGVTDGILGNYRIGQAAGNATAFTIHAAALPGGLIASLVQNAAPRFDIGFEQEVYVFGLPRPIPTATLGIYRFAPARDLLIEGLRLD; from the coding sequence ATGAAAGCCTCATCAAATGCACATCTGCGCCGCACACTCCTCTGTGCGCTCGCCCTGGGGAGTATCGCTGCGCCGTTTGCCGCGCCGCACGCGTATGCGCTGCCCATCGAGGGCACGCACGCCGCGACGAATGCGGACGCAGCGTCGATTACAACAAGCGGCACGACCATGGACATCACGGGCAAGACCGAGCACAACGTGCTCCGATGGGAGGACTTCTCCATCGACTCGGGCGAGAAGGTACGCTTCGACGGCGGCAGCCAGACGCACGACTATCTGAACCTCGTCACGGGCGAGGGCGCGTCGAACATCTACGGCACAATCGAGGGCGGCAGGAACGTCTACCTCGTGAATCCGCACGGCATCCTCTTTGCCGAGGGATCGCAGGTCAATACGGGTGCGCTCTACCTCTCGACGGCGAAGCTCGCAGATGTGAACGTAAGTACATTCGGGGGGGGCAGCAGTCCACTCTCTGCGAGCACGCAGACGGGCGACGTGCTGAACCTCGGCACGGTCAAAACGGCGAAGCTCTACATCGAGGGGAGGAACGTCACCGTCCTCAGCACGGATGCGGTCACGGACACAAACGGCACAGCGCTCACGGGGACGAACGTCAAGATCCGCAGCGCCGAGACCCCGCATATCGGCTACGATGTTGCCAATCGAGCGACGGCGAACTTCGACGAGAGCGGCGGCTCTGTGCAGCATAGCTTCTATGACTATGCGCATCCGAACACCGCAAAATCTGCAAGTGGGCGCGGATGGGATGTAGCGAACCTCGGCGGTGCGGCGCATACGGACTATGACTATATGCTCGTGCACGACATCTACGACCTGCAGAATATCAATGCGAAATGGGACGGCAGATACATCCTCGCGAAGGACATCGACGCGACGGCGACACAGGGTTGGAACAGCGGCGAGGGCTTTGCGCCGCTTGGAGATGGGAGCAACGAATTTACGGGACGATTGGACGGCGCGGGACACACGCTGCGGGGGCTGTATATCAATCGTCGGTTTGACCTCAAGGTCGGGCTGTTTGGCACTGTCAAGGAGGCGACCATCGAAAATCTTTCCCTCCGGGATGGCAATGTGAAGGCGATGAGTTGGGTCGGCGGTATTGTAGGGTTTGCAAAGAAGGCTGTCATTCGGAACGTCTCGTATTCCGGGACGGTCGCCGGAAGCAGGGATGGGGTCGGCGGCATTGTGGGACATGTGTTGGGCGGCAGGATTCAGAACGCATGGAATGCGGGCAATGTCACCGGGGGTAGTACCGCCGGCGGCATTGTGGGAGATGCGTACGAAGGCAGTACTTTTCAGAATGTCTGCAATACGGGCACTATCAGCGGATCTGGGACTCAAAGCGGCGGCATTGCGGGATATATAAAGAACAGTAGCCTTCAGAATGCATGGAATGCGGGCGAGGTCAGGGGGAGGACGAGCGTCGGCGGCATTGCGGGAGAGGCGTACGAAGGCAGTACTTTTCAGAATGTCTGCAATACGGGCGCAATCAAAGGGGTTTTGGAGCAAATCGGCGGCATTGCGGGATATATAAAGAACAGCAGCCTTCAGAATGCATGGAATACTGGGACGGTCACAGGGAATCAGAAGAGCGGCGGCATTGTGGGGGAGGCGAACGGCGGCAGCATTCGCCATGCCGTATGGAAGGCGGGCAGCGCAGGGCAGGCGGTCGGCGCATCGAGCAATGGGGCTGACGTGACGGATGTCAAGGTCGCTCTTGAGGCGGATATGAAGCTGGCGGCGACATACGCGGATTGGAAGGACGAGCACGGCAATGCCCTCGTCGCCACCGAGGGCGGCAAGGGCACGCCGTGGCGCATCTACGATGGGCATACCACGCCCCTGCTCACGGGTCTGATGAAGGGTACGAAGCGCCTTGCGAAAGTCTACGACGGCAATGTCTTTGCGACAACGGATCCGCACATCACCCTCGTCAATACGGGGAAGAATGTCGGCACATACGATGCCTACAGTGACCAGCTCGGCTATGACCTCATCGGCGGCGCGACCATTACGCAGCGCGTGCTGACCATGAGCGGCGTCGCGGCGCAGAGCAAGACCTACGACGGCACAACCGCCGCAGACGCAGCGCAGTTCCACGCGACGCTGAATAACGTCGTCGCGGGCGAGGAGAGCCTTGTCACGGCGACCGCCACGGGCGCGGCATACAACAGCAAGGATGTTGCGACGGCAGACAAGGTGAGCTACACGTTCGCACTGCGCGGTACGGGCGCGGGGAACTATCGTATCGCCGCAAGCACGGTGCAGGGAGCGGGCAGTATCACGGCGAAGCAGCTGAATCTCGCACTGATGGGCGGCGCACGATTTGACAAGACCTATGACGGGAATGCAAACGTCACGCAGACGCTCACGAAGGACGGGAACTATACGCTCTCGAATTTCGTAAACGGTGAGGGCGCAGGGATTGCGCTCGCACCCGTGACGGGCACATACACGGACAAGAACGCGGGCACGGGCAAAGCTGTGACCTTTGGCGGGCTGACGCTCACGGGTACGGGCGCGGGGAACTATTCCCTCTCTACGACCACCCTCACGACAACGGGCGACATCGCGAAGAGGGCGCTGACGCTCGAAGGGACGGCGGGCACGCAGTTCACCAAGACATACGACGGCAATGCGACCGTGACGCAGAGCCTCGTGCGCGGTACGAACTATCGGCTTGCGGGCGTCGTCGAGGGCGAGGGCACGGACATTGTCACGCTGAACGAATCCGCCGCACAGGGCGCGTACGTGACAAAGGATGCACAGACAGCGGGCGCGCAGCAGAACGTCATCTTTACGAACCTCGCGCTTACGGGTTCGGGTGCGGGCAACTATACGCTTGCGGCGAGCAAGACCTTTGAGAACGCGGGCAGGATCACGCCGAGGGAGCTGAACCTCGCGCTCACGGGTGGCGCACGCTTTGACAAGACCTACGACGGCAATGCAAACGTCGCGCAGTCCCTCACGAAGGGGACGAACTATAGTCTCACGGGCTTTGTCACGGGCGAGGGCGCGGACATCGAACTCTCTGCCGTCACAGGAAAATACGCCGACAAGAATGCCGCCAGAGATAAAGCCGTCACCTTTGGCGGGCTGACGCTCACAGGCACGGGCGCGGGGAACTATGTGCTGAACAAGACCACACTCACAGGTACGGGGACGATCGCGCGGCGTGCGCTGACGCTTGGCGCAGTTGCAGAACAGAGCAAGACCTACGACGGCACGAGAGTCGCCGACGCATCGAAGTTCCGCGCGACGCTCGGCAATACCATCGCGGGTGACAGCGTAACAGCCGCCGCCGCCACTGCGACATTCAACGATAAGAACGTCGCCGGAGCAAGCAGGATCAACTATACGGGTGTCGACCTCGCGGGTGCGGATGCGGGGAATTACACGCTCGCGGCGACAACAACGCAGGGCGTTGGCTCGATCACGCACCGCGACCTCACGCTGACCGCCGACGCGCAGAGCATTGTGCAGGGCGAGGCGCTGCCCTCCTTTACGGGCCGTGCGGAGGGCTTCGCGGACGGTGAAGACACATCCGTACTCGGGGCGGGCGGCTTGACGTTTGAGAGTGCGGTGACGAATACCGAAACGCCCGGCAGCTACGGGGTCACAGGGCGCATCGGCGGCGTCACAGACGGCATCCTCGGCAACTACCGCATTGGGCAGGCGGCGGGCAACGCGACTGCCTTCACCATCCATGCCGCAGCACTGCCGGGCGGACTCATCGCCTCGCTCGTACAGAATGCCGCGCCGCGCTTTGATATAGGCTTCGAGCAGGAGGTCTATGTCTTCGGCTTGCCGCGTCCGATCCCGACGGCAACGCTCGGCATCTATCGCTTTGCACCTGCGCGTGACCTCCTCATCGAGGGACTGCGCCTCGACTGA
- a CDS encoding type II toxin-antitoxin system YafQ family toxin has product MLDIYYRSRFKKDYAKAVKRGCNPKNFQTVLDLLVHQQKLPPKYCDHPLAGNYHGYRECHIQPDWLLIYKVEEQKLLLTLVRTGTHSDLF; this is encoded by the coding sequence ATGCTTGACATTTACTACCGAAGCCGTTTCAAGAAAGACTACGCAAAGGCAGTCAAACGTGGCTGCAATCCGAAAAACTTTCAGACGGTACTTGACCTCCTTGTCCATCAGCAAAAGCTCCCGCCCAAATACTGCGATCATCCCCTTGCGGGGAACTATCACGGCTATCGGGAGTGCCACATCCAGCCGGATTGGCTTTTGATCTACAAGGTTGAAGAACAAAAATTGCTGCTCACACTTGTACGAACCGGTACGCACAGCGATTTATTCTGA
- a CDS encoding GNAT family N-acetyltransferase, with protein MNIIWEAEARRSAAYDGEKCVGVAEIEDEGGHRVITHTEVDPAYGGQGIAHRLIEEIIAAARRDGAKIVPLCSYADKMMRRTDKYADVLAD; from the coding sequence ATGAACATCATATGGGAAGCCGAGGCGCGCCGCTCTGCGGCGTATGACGGCGAAAAATGCGTCGGGGTCGCAGAGATCGAAGACGAGGGCGGACACCGGGTCATCACGCACACGGAGGTCGATCCCGCCTACGGCGGACAGGGTATCGCACACCGCCTGATCGAGGAGATCATTGCGGCAGCGCGCCGTGACGGTGCAAAGATCGTCCCTCTCTGCTCCTATGCAGACAAGATGATGCGACGAACAGACAAATACGCGGATGTACTCGCCGACTGA